The following coding sequences lie in one Alicyclobacillus curvatus genomic window:
- the def gene encoding peptide deformylase, which yields METMMAHFTFEGDETMPVREVLQLGHPLLREACSTVSELNAEKIGSLVTDLQDTLAHWRSTTTYGRGIAAPQIGVMERIVFMNVDEPWVLINPEIIERSTETMVVWDACLSFLCIFFQVTRNQWIRVRYQDINGESHEVFAEGEMSELLQHEIDHLDGILALDRITDMKTLCTREEFEKRYRSMSPYSV from the coding sequence ATGGAAACCATGATGGCACATTTTACTTTTGAAGGTGATGAGACGATGCCGGTTCGAGAGGTATTACAACTAGGACATCCACTACTTCGGGAGGCGTGTAGTACTGTATCGGAACTTAATGCGGAGAAAATCGGATCTCTCGTAACAGATCTTCAGGACACTTTAGCCCATTGGCGTTCCACAACAACTTATGGACGGGGAATCGCGGCTCCGCAGATAGGTGTTATGGAGCGCATCGTCTTTATGAATGTCGATGAGCCTTGGGTTCTTATCAACCCTGAAATCATTGAACGCAGTACCGAAACGATGGTGGTATGGGACGCATGTCTAAGTTTTCTGTGCATCTTCTTTCAGGTCACACGCAATCAATGGATTCGAGTGCGCTACCAAGATATCAATGGTGAATCACATGAGGTTTTCGCAGAAGGGGAAATGTCAGAATTGCTCCAACATGAAATTGACCATCTTGATGGCATTTTGGCACTCGATCGCATCACGGACATGAAAACGCTTTGTACCCGTGAAGAATTTGAAAAACGTTATCGCAGTATGAGTCCATATTCAGTCTGA
- a CDS encoding glycosyltransferase family 2 protein, whose amino-acid sequence MEVSVILNSYNRPKRVRDAVASVQHQTYTNWELFIVDDNSNEHTQRVLAEIESEEPRCTVIQSHVDQKDRFLTTRYATCINLAIPRLTGDLVTYLTDDDVYYPHRFEKMVGVFESNPGIYIVYGRQRLAGIDNGRVVPLGWYARTSGHHDVSCE is encoded by the coding sequence GTGGAGGTCAGCGTGATATTGAACAGTTACAACCGTCCGAAACGTGTGCGGGATGCTGTGGCCAGTGTTCAGCACCAAACCTACACAAATTGGGAGCTGTTTATTGTCGATGACAATTCGAATGAGCATACGCAGCGCGTGTTAGCAGAGATTGAAAGCGAGGAACCCAGGTGTACTGTCATCCAATCCCACGTAGACCAAAAGGACAGATTTCTGACCACTCGCTATGCCACATGTATTAACCTTGCCATTCCGCGGTTGACAGGGGATTTGGTGACCTATCTTACTGATGACGATGTGTACTATCCGCATAGGTTTGAGAAAATGGTCGGCGTTTTCGAGTCTAACCCGGGAATCTACATCGTGTACGGGCGTCAACGCCTGGCTGGAATCGATAACGGCCGTGTTGTTCCACTTGGTTGGTACGCGAGAACTAGTGGGCATCACGACGTCTCCTGCGAGTAA
- a CDS encoding oxidoreductase has protein sequence MHHQRKSKSLQMRHVDAGSCNACEQELSALLGKAYDIQQFGLDFVASPRHADALVVTGPVVDTMKPALAKVWEAIPGPKWAVAIGDCAAGCGVWQRAYGSHGGLASGLQSPDLVIQGCPPSPQYILSQLLRLQRGEVD, from the coding sequence ATGCACCATCAAAGGAAATCGAAGTCGTTGCAGATGCGACATGTGGACGCGGGGAGCTGCAACGCTTGTGAACAGGAACTCTCCGCCTTACTCGGGAAGGCCTACGATATTCAACAGTTCGGTCTCGATTTTGTCGCTTCCCCCCGCCACGCCGATGCCCTCGTTGTGACAGGGCCCGTTGTGGATACGATGAAACCCGCTTTGGCCAAAGTCTGGGAAGCGATACCAGGTCCGAAGTGGGCTGTCGCAATTGGTGATTGTGCCGCAGGGTGTGGCGTGTGGCAGAGGGCTTACGGGAGCCACGGTGGGTTAGCATCCGGACTGCAATCCCCTGATTTGGTCATTCAGGGTTGCCCCCCAAGCCCTCAGTACATCCTGTCTCAGCTATTACGATTACAACGTGGAGAGGTGGATTAG
- a CDS encoding winged helix-turn-helix transcriptional regulator, which produces MTLIDFKSELFKTMGHPTRLRILELLRTGEKTVGELQQALDIDASSVSQQLAVMRTRQLVDARKQGTSVFYTVRDELVFQIMDIARQMFQNHVTNMQSILEDQDHLSEAGRSS; this is translated from the coding sequence ATGACATTGATTGATTTCAAGTCGGAGTTATTTAAGACCATGGGCCATCCAACACGTCTTCGAATTCTGGAACTTTTGCGTACCGGGGAAAAGACAGTCGGTGAACTTCAACAAGCCCTCGACATCGATGCGTCTTCGGTTTCACAACAGCTGGCTGTGATGCGAACTCGACAACTCGTAGACGCCAGGAAACAAGGAACAAGTGTGTTTTATACAGTGAGAGACGAGCTGGTGTTCCAAATTATGGACATCGCTCGTCAGATGTTTCAGAACCACGTTACAAATATGCAGTCCATACTCGAAGACCAAGACCATTTGTCAGAGGCCGGACGAAGTTCATGA
- a CDS encoding helix-turn-helix domain-containing protein has protein sequence MNDDLKRRRELASFLKNRRYRLSPSDFGITCNPHRRVRGLRREEVADLAGVSNIWYTWLEQGRDVHPSIQVLDSLSKVLRLAPQEIGHLYSLAGIPIATVHPQADDAVGKALQRLLDGFHPYPAYVRGPRWDTLAWNQAACELYGDFNQKKGLERNSLWRMFTRADYLDIFPDWPQLAQNMLGQFRVSYGKHIGDPTFEMLVQTLLQESEKFSEWWQRHDVLGTPVGRKRFNHPTLGKLVFEHQSFSVADEPDLRITVYMPVDAAAEG, from the coding sequence TTGAACGATGATTTGAAGAGGCGCCGCGAGTTAGCTTCCTTCTTAAAAAACCGCCGATATCGCTTGTCGCCGTCCGATTTCGGGATTACGTGTAACCCGCATCGTCGAGTCCGCGGACTTCGCCGCGAAGAAGTAGCCGATTTGGCCGGTGTCAGCAATATTTGGTACACGTGGCTTGAACAAGGGCGCGATGTTCACCCGTCCATTCAAGTACTGGATAGTCTCTCGAAAGTATTGCGCTTAGCCCCTCAAGAGATTGGACATCTCTATTCACTCGCTGGGATTCCCATCGCGACGGTCCATCCCCAGGCGGACGATGCCGTGGGAAAGGCTTTGCAGCGCCTCCTCGATGGATTCCATCCCTATCCGGCGTATGTACGGGGACCGCGCTGGGATACGTTGGCGTGGAATCAGGCTGCATGTGAACTGTATGGAGATTTCAACCAGAAGAAAGGATTGGAACGAAACAGCTTATGGAGGATGTTCACCCGTGCAGATTATTTGGACATTTTTCCAGACTGGCCACAACTCGCGCAAAACATGCTGGGCCAGTTTCGGGTGAGCTATGGGAAACATATCGGTGACCCCACGTTCGAAATGCTGGTTCAGACGTTGCTGCAGGAAAGCGAGAAATTCAGTGAATGGTGGCAGCGCCATGACGTGCTCGGCACACCAGTTGGAAGAAAGAGATTCAACCACCCGACACTTGGCAAGCTCGTTTTTGAACACCAGTCGTTCTCGGTGGCCGATGAACCTGATTTGAGGATCACGGTGTATATGCCCGTCGACGCCGCTGCGGAGGGATAG
- a CDS encoding manganese efflux pump, with protein MGWFSAFVAVNVIGIGSNLDNCGTGLAYGNGKIKVPHWVNAIVNAVGCGTSLLGAYAGKVVSHFLTASQADWTACIVLVCIGLFFWYAAYVHPFVSKQRQMLQIKKPGWNDAIILGFALSFTNVASGFGATVANATTIWATTAAITIWGYIMIWLGNIVGIGFLSRLLGKYSSLAAGLMLILVGVHQVMG; from the coding sequence ATGGGCTGGTTCAGTGCATTTGTAGCGGTGAATGTTATTGGAATCGGATCGAACCTAGACAACTGTGGCACAGGCCTTGCATATGGGAACGGCAAGATTAAGGTTCCTCACTGGGTCAACGCAATTGTCAATGCAGTCGGTTGCGGAACATCACTCCTCGGAGCCTATGCAGGCAAAGTCGTTTCTCATTTTCTGACTGCTTCTCAAGCAGATTGGACTGCGTGCATCGTTCTCGTTTGCATCGGATTGTTCTTTTGGTACGCGGCCTACGTTCATCCCTTTGTTTCGAAGCAGAGACAGATGCTGCAAATCAAGAAACCTGGCTGGAACGACGCCATCATTCTTGGCTTCGCATTGTCGTTTACGAACGTTGCAAGTGGCTTTGGAGCGACAGTAGCAAACGCAACAACCATCTGGGCCACAACTGCAGCCATCACCATTTGGGGCTACATCATGATTTGGCTTGGAAACATCGTAGGAATTGGCTTTCTATCGAGATTGCTGGGCAAGTATTCCTCCTTAGCTGCCGGGTTGATGCTTATCTTGGTCGGAGTCCACCAGGTGATGGGGTGA
- a CDS encoding SDR family oxidoreductase: MNGLQDKVVVVTGGSRGIGRSIAEKFASYGATVVIGSRATPEIENTVAAIRANDGSAAGYSLDVGERTHAARFVEQVYLNHGRVDVLVNCAGMNVRLPAVDYPEDTWETVLNVNLTGTYRMCQEVGRHMMQQGSGAIVNITSMMSHVVAPYQGAYAASKGALLQYTKVLAVEWAKHNIRVNAVSPGYIQTAMTANVMKLPEYTNNLLKKTPQGRFGEPEEVAEAVCFLASPMASFITGVALPVDGGFLAGHPHILPIE; this comes from the coding sequence GTGAACGGGCTTCAGGATAAGGTTGTTGTTGTGACCGGTGGTTCGCGCGGTATTGGGCGGTCCATTGCAGAAAAATTTGCTAGCTACGGCGCCACAGTGGTCATTGGAAGTCGCGCAACGCCGGAGATTGAAAACACGGTGGCTGCGATTCGAGCGAACGATGGCTCCGCTGCTGGATATTCGCTTGATGTTGGTGAAAGGACACACGCGGCCCGATTTGTTGAGCAAGTGTATTTAAATCATGGCCGAGTAGATGTACTGGTGAACTGTGCGGGGATGAACGTTCGTCTTCCGGCGGTGGACTATCCCGAGGATACATGGGAGACAGTATTGAACGTGAATCTAACGGGGACGTACCGAATGTGTCAAGAAGTGGGACGCCACATGATGCAACAGGGCAGCGGTGCGATTGTGAACATCACATCCATGATGTCGCATGTGGTTGCACCCTATCAAGGAGCATATGCGGCGTCCAAAGGGGCGTTGTTGCAGTACACAAAAGTTCTTGCTGTCGAATGGGCCAAACACAATATTCGCGTGAATGCGGTGAGCCCTGGATACATCCAAACTGCAATGACAGCGAATGTCATGAAACTGCCTGAATACACAAACAACCTGCTCAAAAAAACCCCGCAGGGTCGATTCGGAGAACCCGAGGAAGTTGCAGAAGCCGTTTGTTTTCTGGCGTCTCCGATGGCATCGTTTATAACAGGTGTCGCTTTGCCAGTGGACGGAGGATTTCTGGCTGGGCATCCTCACATCCTACCGATTGAATAG
- a CDS encoding GNAT family N-acetyltransferase yields the protein MSEVIEENLAEYQVAMGHCLGASIVKDAQGLSVATDAPFPMYNGVFRSNFSESTAAANIHSIQEQFGQRNVPMVWMLGPSSKPHNLAEHLLASGFRHYEDEPGMYLDLDIMSKDAPVPDGFQLRVVQSDDELKAWVSVWAFDTQEIVPQLFDIHRQFRYDDTAPWRYYLGMRHGVPVATSLLFRGKTSAAVHWVVTIPEARHQGIGAVMTLAALHDARAEGYQHAILTASPQGEGIYRRIGFESCCTISKYTWKP from the coding sequence ATGAGTGAAGTGATTGAAGAAAACCTCGCCGAATACCAAGTTGCCATGGGACACTGTCTCGGCGCATCCATTGTCAAGGATGCACAAGGGCTCTCGGTTGCAACTGACGCCCCATTTCCGATGTACAATGGCGTATTTCGGAGCAATTTTTCCGAATCCACTGCTGCGGCAAATATCCATTCCATTCAGGAGCAATTTGGACAGCGAAATGTGCCGATGGTATGGATGCTTGGACCCTCTTCGAAGCCGCACAACTTGGCAGAACACTTGCTTGCCAGCGGATTCCGGCATTATGAAGATGAGCCAGGTATGTATTTGGATCTCGATATAATGAGTAAAGATGCCCCGGTACCAGATGGTTTTCAACTTCGGGTTGTGCAGTCCGACGACGAATTAAAGGCATGGGTTTCCGTCTGGGCGTTCGACACCCAGGAAATCGTGCCACAGTTGTTTGATATTCATAGACAGTTTCGCTATGACGACACAGCCCCGTGGCGATACTATTTGGGCATGAGGCACGGCGTACCCGTCGCAACCTCGTTGTTGTTTCGTGGAAAGACATCTGCGGCCGTACATTGGGTGGTCACCATTCCAGAGGCTCGCCATCAAGGTATTGGTGCTGTCATGACACTAGCTGCACTGCATGACGCCCGTGCAGAGGGCTATCAACATGCAATACTGACGGCATCTCCGCAGGGGGAAGGCATTTATCGCAGAATTGGTTTCGAGTCTTGCTGTACAATATCAAAATATACATGGAAACCATGA
- the pheA gene encoding prephenate dehydratase, with protein MKVGYLGPAGTFSEEAASRYSSDSNTELVPFQTIVDVLDEVAAGSIDKGVVPIENTIEGAINLTVDRLAQSPDLYVQGEIVLSITQCLLGILGTKLSDIREVWSIPPAIAQCRNFIKEHGTSIRNFDSTASAALEVKKSGRNDVGAIASAWAAHRIGLQILSDDIQDTAVNHTRFVVVTKGRETIDAPEKTMLVIVPRYEHKGVLANILNIFAGLDLNLTWLESRPTKTRLGTYQFFMDVESGITDESMSKAISILEILGHHVRVLGSYKAYRP; from the coding sequence ATGAAGGTTGGCTATTTGGGTCCTGCTGGTACGTTCAGCGAAGAAGCTGCATCCCGGTATTCGTCCGATAGCAATACGGAGTTGGTACCTTTTCAGACCATTGTCGATGTTCTCGATGAGGTAGCTGCTGGCTCGATTGATAAAGGGGTTGTACCCATCGAAAATACGATTGAGGGTGCCATCAACCTCACCGTAGACCGTCTCGCTCAAAGTCCAGATTTGTATGTCCAGGGGGAAATCGTTTTATCCATTACCCAGTGCCTTCTTGGAATTCTAGGAACCAAGTTGAGTGATATTCGAGAGGTATGGTCTATTCCACCCGCGATTGCCCAATGTAGAAATTTCATTAAGGAACATGGAACTTCGATAAGAAACTTTGACAGTACAGCGTCGGCTGCACTCGAGGTGAAAAAATCAGGTAGAAACGATGTTGGAGCGATTGCGTCCGCATGGGCAGCACATCGCATCGGGCTCCAAATATTGTCGGATGACATCCAGGACACAGCGGTGAATCACACCCGTTTTGTGGTGGTGACCAAGGGGAGAGAAACGATAGATGCCCCTGAAAAGACGATGTTAGTGATTGTCCCGCGTTATGAACACAAGGGCGTACTTGCCAACATCCTGAACATCTTTGCTGGATTGGACCTCAATCTAACGTGGTTAGAATCTCGTCCGACGAAGACTAGGCTTGGAACCTACCAATTTTTTATGGATGTTGAATCCGGAATTACGGACGAGTCGATGTCAAAGGCCATCTCCATCCTGGAAATTTTGGGACATCACGTCCGCGTTTTAGGCAGTTACAAGGCTTATCGACCTTGA
- a CDS encoding MFS transporter, protein MQSYHADNDPRRWRALIVLLSATFMAQLDAFIVNVAVPDIQINLHASSSAVQFVLAGFTLAYSVLIVTGSRLGDLFGRKRLFQFGMLGFTVSSALCGLAWSALSLILFRVLQGISAAAMMPQIFPFIRISFPANERGRAFSLYGATIGLASIMGQLLGGLLISQNVFGLGWRAVFLVNLPIGVLALLAGIPLLRESRSSSVNSLDGVGAFILSVSLFVLVYPLVQGREAGWPWWSIALLISFPVSMTLFILYERHLLGNGGAPALPPTLFRDRPFALGISLILVFYAIASSLFFTLAVTLQHGFGYSALTSGMAYLPLGIGFFLTSLVSSKFTQQYGPSVLLFGDLITIIGIAITMQVVHHQSASLVWSDMLPGLFVIGLGLGTCAAPLNATILSGVHQDNAGQASGVMTTATQLSTAFGVCFVGIFYYHAFAQSIGPSRAVYAHAFEMALTFALALAIAYAFLLILLTRSRKGNRSNEADLRATTPHSH, encoded by the coding sequence ATGCAATCATACCATGCAGACAACGACCCCCGGCGGTGGCGCGCGCTGATTGTGCTGCTTTCGGCGACCTTTATGGCCCAATTGGACGCGTTCATTGTGAATGTCGCCGTTCCAGATATTCAAATCAACCTGCACGCCAGTTCGTCAGCGGTACAGTTCGTCCTGGCCGGGTTTACGCTCGCTTACTCGGTTCTCATCGTCACAGGCAGCCGGCTTGGGGACCTGTTTGGTCGTAAACGACTGTTTCAATTTGGAATGTTGGGATTTACAGTGTCATCCGCATTATGCGGGTTGGCCTGGTCTGCACTGTCATTAATCCTATTTCGTGTACTGCAGGGGATATCGGCAGCCGCGATGATGCCCCAAATCTTCCCGTTCATCCGCATCAGTTTTCCAGCCAATGAAAGAGGGCGCGCGTTCAGTCTTTACGGCGCGACCATCGGTCTAGCTTCCATCATGGGTCAACTGCTGGGAGGGTTGCTCATCAGTCAGAACGTCTTTGGTCTCGGCTGGCGCGCTGTCTTCCTTGTAAATCTTCCGATTGGAGTTCTCGCCCTTTTGGCGGGCATCCCCCTGCTTCGCGAATCGCGATCTTCCTCGGTCAATAGTCTGGACGGGGTCGGTGCGTTCATTCTTTCTGTCAGCCTGTTTGTACTCGTGTACCCACTGGTTCAAGGGCGTGAAGCAGGCTGGCCGTGGTGGTCCATCGCTTTGCTCATCAGTTTTCCCGTGTCCATGACGCTGTTCATACTGTATGAACGTCATCTGCTTGGAAACGGAGGAGCACCTGCGTTGCCGCCCACACTTTTTCGAGACCGGCCATTCGCACTCGGTATCTCACTTATTCTGGTTTTCTACGCTATTGCTTCGTCGCTGTTTTTCACCCTTGCTGTCACCCTGCAGCATGGTTTCGGGTACTCCGCGCTCACGTCCGGCATGGCTTATTTACCGCTCGGTATCGGTTTTTTCTTGACTTCTCTTGTTTCATCTAAATTTACGCAGCAATACGGGCCATCTGTACTCCTCTTCGGAGACCTCATCACCATCATTGGCATCGCCATCACGATGCAAGTCGTCCATCACCAAAGCGCAAGCTTGGTCTGGAGCGATATGCTACCTGGTTTGTTCGTCATTGGCCTTGGTCTTGGCACATGTGCCGCGCCGCTAAACGCGACGATTTTGTCCGGGGTGCACCAAGACAATGCAGGACAGGCTTCTGGCGTGATGACGACTGCCACACAACTTAGCACCGCATTTGGGGTGTGTTTTGTCGGCATTTTTTACTATCACGCATTCGCCCAATCCATCGGTCCGTCGCGCGCGGTTTATGCTCATGCATTTGAGATGGCACTGACATTCGCGCTCGCGCTCGCCATCGCATACGCGTTCTTGCTGATTCTGTTGACGCGGTCGCGAAAGGGGAACCGTTCAAACGAGGCAGACCTGCGTGCGACCACACCGCACTCACACTGA
- a CDS encoding class I SAM-dependent methyltransferase, with the protein MADEIFENPRLAALYDPFDPDRTDLDAYESMVDEFGARSVLDIGCGTGSFACRLAARGLEVIGLEPARASLEVAQKKPWSDCVTWIHGTAGDLPSLQVDLVTMTANVAQVFVIDAQWKETLLAVRDVLRPGGRLIFETRKPESKAWMNWNRESTYERVEVPNHGLVESWVDVTEVRSSLVTFRWTYVFDSDGAIITSDSTLRFRSLEEISDSLREVGLSVEDVREAPDRPGWEFVFIARRPSV; encoded by the coding sequence ATGGCTGACGAAATCTTCGAGAATCCAAGATTAGCTGCGCTTTACGATCCGTTTGACCCGGACCGTACTGACCTCGATGCTTATGAGTCCATGGTTGATGAATTTGGTGCCCGTTCGGTGCTCGACATCGGTTGTGGAACAGGAAGTTTCGCATGTCGACTCGCCGCCAGAGGCCTCGAGGTTATTGGATTGGAGCCAGCACGAGCCTCGCTTGAAGTCGCTCAGAAGAAACCCTGGTCTGATTGTGTTACATGGATTCACGGAACGGCAGGGGACCTTCCGTCTTTGCAGGTTGACCTTGTGACCATGACGGCCAATGTCGCACAGGTTTTTGTAATCGATGCACAGTGGAAGGAAACGCTGCTCGCGGTGCGGGATGTACTCCGTCCGGGTGGACGATTGATATTCGAAACACGGAAACCAGAATCAAAAGCATGGATGAATTGGAATCGGGAGAGCACCTATGAGCGGGTTGAGGTACCAAACCATGGGCTGGTCGAGAGTTGGGTTGATGTTACCGAGGTGCGAAGTTCCTTGGTGACGTTTCGATGGACGTATGTTTTTGACAGTGACGGTGCCATCATCACATCAGACTCGACACTACGCTTTCGCAGCCTTGAAGAGATTTCCGATTCCCTCAGAGAAGTTGGGCTGTCTGTAGAAGATGTCAGAGAAGCGCCCGACCGTCCTGGCTGGGAATTTGTGTTCATTGCCCGCCGTCCGAGTGTCTAA
- a CDS encoding NADH-quinone oxidoreductase subunit C: protein MKRPIEGTSTTANWIRVNMKHKLAGHHLLTFTGLKEHCIVAHWLSEKGAVEAETLVFEGVRFPSLSPNLPEVAWDEREIHDLLGYIPDGHPDLRPLIRTPRWPEAFLPLQPGEQHPVWREVEPDNPARRVDGDGVTVMKVGPTHAGIIESGHFVFSIIGENVLHLDAHLFQNHRGVEKALENRSVTEALPLVSRICGADSASHQFNFITAIEKLAGREVPESIRWQRMALLESERILSHLNDVSQIPAGVGFQVAHQRGLAMKETWQRGLETAFGHRYLFDVLDFVRTPVQDLGSLQILIQSFEPEWTSWRRLVDHHHGFRDRMHGVGVVRHDDARRLGAVGVAARASGLPFDVRSFMPFYDGVHIGSSTTTGGDVEARFDVRLQEVERSIAMLKLAVSHLKAGWDNEDICWQPPEDLTGEVVSYSESPHGLNAHMIQIAQGCIDRYHIRSGAFRNWPVLASAVAGNAVADFPLINKSFELCYSCSDR from the coding sequence ATGAAGCGTCCGATTGAGGGGACTTCAACGACGGCCAACTGGATTCGTGTCAACATGAAACACAAGCTGGCAGGACATCACCTGCTCACTTTCACCGGGCTCAAGGAGCACTGTATCGTCGCTCATTGGCTGTCTGAGAAGGGAGCCGTTGAAGCGGAAACGTTGGTATTCGAAGGGGTTCGTTTCCCGTCCCTCAGTCCCAATTTGCCTGAAGTCGCGTGGGATGAGCGGGAGATTCACGACTTGCTCGGATATATCCCCGATGGACATCCTGACCTCCGCCCCCTTATTCGTACACCACGCTGGCCGGAAGCCTTCCTGCCGTTGCAACCCGGAGAACAACATCCAGTTTGGCGTGAGGTGGAGCCGGATAACCCTGCCCGCCGAGTGGACGGCGACGGTGTTACGGTGATGAAGGTCGGACCAACACATGCCGGAATCATTGAATCGGGTCACTTTGTGTTCAGCATCATCGGAGAGAATGTTTTGCATCTTGATGCCCATCTGTTTCAAAATCATCGAGGCGTAGAAAAAGCTTTAGAGAACCGTTCCGTCACCGAGGCACTACCGCTCGTGTCTCGCATCTGCGGCGCGGATTCAGCATCTCATCAATTCAACTTTATCACAGCCATTGAAAAGCTGGCGGGACGAGAGGTTCCTGAATCCATCCGTTGGCAGCGAATGGCTTTGCTTGAGTCTGAACGCATCTTAAGCCATTTGAATGATGTCTCCCAGATACCGGCTGGAGTGGGGTTTCAAGTAGCGCATCAACGGGGACTGGCGATGAAAGAGACGTGGCAACGTGGTCTCGAGACCGCATTTGGCCATCGCTATTTATTTGATGTTCTCGATTTTGTGAGGACCCCTGTTCAAGACCTCGGCAGCTTGCAAATACTCATTCAATCGTTTGAGCCGGAATGGACAAGTTGGAGGCGATTGGTCGATCATCATCATGGTTTTCGCGACCGAATGCATGGGGTTGGCGTTGTGCGTCACGACGACGCGAGGCGCCTCGGCGCGGTCGGTGTCGCTGCAAGGGCGAGTGGCCTCCCATTTGACGTGCGCAGTTTCATGCCGTTTTACGATGGTGTTCACATCGGTTCCTCTACCACTACAGGTGGGGACGTTGAGGCGCGATTCGACGTTCGCTTGCAAGAAGTAGAGCGTTCGATTGCGATGCTAAAGCTGGCCGTTAGTCATCTGAAAGCGGGATGGGACAACGAGGACATCTGCTGGCAGCCTCCCGAAGACCTTACAGGGGAAGTTGTGAGTTACTCTGAGTCGCCGCATGGCCTGAATGCGCACATGATACAGATTGCGCAGGGGTGCATTGACCGATATCACATCCGATCCGGTGCATTTCGCAACTGGCCCGTTCTTGCATCCGCCGTTGCGGGAAACGCGGTGGCAGATTTTCCTTTGATCAACAAGAGCTTCGAATTGTGTTATAGCTGTTCGGACCGGTAA
- a CDS encoding NADH-quinone oxidoreductase subunit H, producing MGLWIVQTAGILLALLLAPLYFGIAQTVKARVQGRRGPSVWQGYFVLKKTWMKETTVPEYSSWIFRLAPSISLSALIVVVVYIPWSGEVPVIWPNDLVTIFFLLALERFWVGLAGLDSAGTFGGLGSSRMMTIGSGLEPAMFAVFGLLWLQSGSTKLTPMAPHLLQQPLSALLWTLAALGYGFLLLGEAGRLPVDNPDTHLELTMKHEATVLEYNGRFLAETQWAASLKFTVMVGLGWVWLGPTFPSLSPWVNLGLRILEFALTSVFLGWMESRFVKLRYFRLPAYLALAMGTGMLAVYVVMTGGGLR from the coding sequence ATGGGGTTATGGATTGTCCAAACGGCAGGAATCCTTCTCGCCCTCCTACTTGCGCCTCTCTATTTCGGGATAGCGCAGACTGTAAAAGCACGTGTACAGGGACGACGCGGGCCTTCTGTCTGGCAAGGGTATTTTGTGTTGAAAAAGACGTGGATGAAAGAGACAACGGTCCCCGAATATAGTTCATGGATTTTCAGACTCGCCCCGAGTATCAGTTTGAGTGCTCTCATCGTCGTGGTCGTTTATATCCCGTGGAGCGGAGAGGTGCCGGTAATTTGGCCAAACGATTTAGTGACCATCTTTTTTCTGCTCGCGTTGGAGAGATTCTGGGTGGGTCTAGCTGGACTCGATAGCGCCGGTACGTTCGGAGGACTGGGCTCAAGCCGGATGATGACGATTGGCAGCGGCCTCGAACCAGCGATGTTTGCCGTGTTTGGATTGTTGTGGTTGCAAAGCGGCAGCACAAAATTGACTCCGATGGCGCCGCACTTATTGCAACAGCCCCTGAGTGCTTTGCTGTGGACGCTTGCGGCACTTGGGTATGGGTTCCTTCTTCTCGGCGAGGCAGGACGCTTACCCGTAGATAACCCGGATACTCACTTGGAACTGACGATGAAGCATGAAGCGACCGTTTTGGAATACAATGGTCGATTTCTGGCGGAAACACAGTGGGCTGCGTCGCTAAAGTTCACTGTCATGGTTGGGCTCGGTTGGGTATGGCTTGGGCCCACCTTTCCATCCCTCTCCCCATGGGTAAACCTCGGGCTGCGAATTCTGGAATTTGCTTTGACCAGCGTGTTCCTTGGATGGATGGAAAGTCGATTCGTCAAACTCCGGTATTTTCGCTTACCTGCGTATCTCGCACTTGCGATGGGCACAGGAATGTTGGCTGTTTACGTGGTGATGACAGGAGGTGGGTTGAGATGA